The genome window TACGTGCGGTTGTTCCAGTAGGACAGGTTGTGGCGCGACTGCTGACCGGGGCGGGCGTAGTTGCTGATCTCGTAGCGGGCAAAGCCGTGTGCGGTCAGCAGTTCCTCGGTGCGCTCAAAGCCGGCACGTTCATCGTCCTCCCCCACCGTCACGCCGCGCCGGGCGAACTCGGTGCCGGGTTCGACCGTCAGGGTGTAGGCGCTGATGTGGTCCACGCCCAGCGCCACCAGCCCATGAATATCGCTGTCCAGCGGCTGCCCCGGCACGGCGGTGATCAGATCGCCCGACACGCGCAGGCCCACCCCGATCAGCGTGGTTACGGCCTCGCGCGCCCCCGCCGCGTCGTGTTGGCGGCCCAGGAACTTCAGCGTGGCGTCGTCCAGGCTCTGCACGCCCACGCTGGCGCGGTCAAAGCCCAGGTCCCGCCACAGCGCCGCCCGCGCAGGGCTGACCGTGCCGGGGTTGATCTCCAGGGTGTTTTCCTGGCGGCCCCAGCCCAGATGCCGGCGAACGCTGCCCACCAGCGCTTCCACCTCGGCGTCACGCAGAAAACTGGGGGTGCCGCCGCCCAGGTATACGGTCTCCAGATCGACATCGTACTGGGTGGCCAGCCATGCTGCCTCCTGCTCCAGCCGCTCCAGGTACGCCTCGACCTGTCCGCTCTTGCGCGTCAGGACGTGGAAGTCACAGTACGGGCAGATGCTGGGGCAGAACGGCACATGAACGTAGAGGTGGCGCACCGTCCGGTCAGGAACAGGCACATTGGGCGCGGCAGGGACGGGGGCAGGACGGCTCACTGCCCCGAGTGTATGCGCGGGGGTGGGTTTGGGACCGTGAGGCAGGACGGCGAGGCCCGGACGGTTCAGCGCCCGTGCGGCGTGGCGTCCATCCACTCTTCCAGCATCTTTCGCAGCGTGGCCGCCGTGGTCACCATCACCGGAACGTCCAGCGAGGCCACCGCTGAGGCCGCCGCGCTCTGGCCCTTGCGTTTGCCCGCCCTGAGTCCGGCGGGGGCCGTCCAGGCGGGAAAGGTGCCGCCCTCAGCGTACTCCACGCCCCCAGCGTCGGCCACCACGGCGTCAGGCACCGTCACTTCCGGCCCGGCGGCCAGCGCCTGCCTCCCGATCACCAGCACGCCGCGCGGGGCCGCCTGCTGTACGGCGGCCACCAGCGGGGTCAGGCCGTCGTGAACCACCAGTTCCACGCCGCCCTTGCCATCCAGTGCGGCCAGGGCGGCAGGCAGGTCCGCGGCCAGTTCGGCGGGCGCGGCCACCAGCCAGGGGTGTCCTCCGGCACGGCCCTCGAAGCTGGCGTGGGCGCTGCCGTAGATGTCGGTCCAGGTGCGGGTGTGCTGCATGACGTTCAGGATAGGCGGATTCCGGCCTGCCTTTTACGCGCCGCTTTCCTCACCCAGCGCCACCGCCCGCGCGTCGTCGCTGACCCAGTCGCTCCACGATCCGGCGTACAGGCGATTTGCAGGCCCCAGCGCCGCGCCCGCCAGTTCACGGGCCAGCAGGTTGGCCGCCGCGCTCACGCCGCTGCCGCAGTACGTGATGGTGGGCGAGTGGCCGGTGTCCAGGCGGGCGGCCTGCTCAGCGCCGCCGCGCCAGCGCCCGGCCGCGTCCAGCGCGCCGCTCCAGTCGCGGTTGACCGCGCCCGGAATATGCCCGGCCTTGCGGTCCAGCGGCTCCGTCTCGCCCCGGTAGCGGGCGGGGGCACGCGAGTCGATCAGCAGCGTGGCCGGGGCGCGGCCTGCCACGTCCCCGGCCTCTGCCAGCATCCCAGCCTGCACGTCCGGCGTGAAGGTGACGGGCGCGTGGGTGGGGTCCCCCGCGTCCACCGGGCCGCCCGCCGCCAGATACGCGGGCCAGCCGCCGTCCAGCACGTACACCTGCGTGTGCCCCAGCCAGCGCAGCAGCCACCACGCGCGGGCGGCGTAGAACCCCTGACCCGTGGCGGGATCGTCGTAGGCCACCACCACGCTGCCGTTGCCTATGCCCACGCTTCCCAGCCACGCCGCCAACGCCGCCGGATCGGGCAGCGGGTGACGTCCGCCCGCGCCGTCCTCCCGCACCGGGCCGCTCAGGTCCGTTTCCAGATCAGCGTAGACCGCCCCCGGCACGTGGCCTTCCAGATAGGCAATGCGGCCCACCA of Deinococcus aerolatus contains these proteins:
- a CDS encoding sulfurtransferase; amino-acid sequence: MTNVSSPLKSADWLVGHLHDADVRVLDCRYALSDPLVGRIAYLEGHVPGAVYADLETDLSGPVREDGAGGRHPLPDPAALAAWLGSVGIGNGSVVVAYDDPATGQGFYAARAWWLLRWLGHTQVYVLDGGWPAYLAAGGPVDAGDPTHAPVTFTPDVQAGMLAEAGDVAGRAPATLLIDSRAPARYRGETEPLDRKAGHIPGAVNRDWSGALDAAGRWRGGAEQAARLDTGHSPTITYCGSGVSAAANLLARELAGAALGPANRLYAGSWSDWVSDDARAVALGEESGA
- the hemW gene encoding radical SAM family heme chaperone HemW, producing MSRPAPVPAAPNVPVPDRTVRHLYVHVPFCPSICPYCDFHVLTRKSGQVEAYLERLEQEAAWLATQYDVDLETVYLGGGTPSFLRDAEVEALVGSVRRHLGWGRQENTLEINPGTVSPARAALWRDLGFDRASVGVQSLDDATLKFLGRQHDAAGAREAVTTLIGVGLRVSGDLITAVPGQPLDSDIHGLVALGVDHISAYTLTVEPGTEFARRGVTVGEDDERAGFERTEELLTAHGFARYEISNYARPGQQSRHNLSYWNNRTYLGLGPGAAGHYPAMSSVAGPGAEAALTARRTNPHLHTWLTGDSGEAEAISAEEYVTDALFMGLRLRDGLDLEDLSRRSGLNVRERYAGAIAANVARGWLELEGARLRATPAGWWLLNRVVTEFLEA